Below is a window of Camelina sativa cultivar DH55 chromosome 11, Cs, whole genome shotgun sequence DNA.
CTGGagaatagtaagaaaaaaataggTCAAAGCATCTTTCTCAAGCCAGTATCAATTTCACAAACCCTAGccaatttaattataattaacagcATACGAAGAAACTTATAGAGGGAAAGAGAGGTTTGACCTAATAGCTTGTCGCCTACAAAGTGAAACCCTAAATCGTCTCTacgaagaaaaatatatatccttTTGTAGCTATCGAGATAGTATTGAAAATCCTTCAAATTAAAGGGGTGTGTAGTGTAGACTGTAACTTACAAGAGGAGCTTCAAAAAAATGGacttaattatgaatttatgacaTCTGAGGTCTCCTTGGGtttgaaaaatcaaagaagtaacagcagcagcagcaggcTTGCGAGGAGGTTTTTTCCTAATCTTTGAAACAGCAGTTTGGTTGGTGCCAGACACTTCTTGCAAACttgcattcaaaaaaaaagagatggtaATTGGTAGCCTCTATGTGCACATAGAACCTGAGAGAAGGGAGTCCGCAGTTGTAGACAAGTTCATCTATAAGAGCAAAGTCtgtaaacaatattttagtttggGTAAAActctaaatatatttaagaaaactaTTCATCATAAAACAGAGTTTGGGAAGAAAAGACAGTACAAGTCTTGAGAAGTCAAAACttgaaaaattttcaaaacaatataaCTGCTAGAATGAAAACGACAATATCATTATATCTGTCAGATCCGGGAGAACTTCAGGTGAAGGAAAGCCTGCATTTGCTAGAACTCCTCGGCATAGATGACAGCTCTTGAAGCATCTTGAATTTCTCACTATCACTGGTCGATTTCAGGGATCTAATAACCATTGTCTTTAGCTGTCGAGAGTTCTCTAATAAATATATCACCACTTTTTTCTCTGCTTCTGTTCCTTTGTAAGCAGTCCACTCAACAGTTTCAAGAGTCGAAATCAAACAGTTAGGAACAGAACTCGGCTGCTCCCATTCAGTTTGAAAATCTACTGAATTTCCACAACATCTCTGGATAGGAGGATTTTCTCGAGCCCACCGTACTTCTACTAGAGCGAATCTAAGAACTCGGAGATTAGGTGTATGGTTGAGTATAAGACGAAACCAATCTAAAGAGCATGTACAAAGATTTAGAGACACTAGCTGATTGAAAACGCCTATAGGACATGAATCCTGCAAGTGGCATCATAAGTGAGTGGAACTATTTTGTAATGACAAGCAGAATATGTTAATCAACAAATTAAAGCACATAGTATTAGTATATTACCATCGGTGGTTGTAAACATAAAGAAAGGTATTTAGCTGATATAAGCCAGCCCTTAAAGTTCTTACATTCACCATGTCTAAGCTTGATTTGAGCCTTCACGAGGCAAGGCATTTTCACTAATGAATAGCACCAAGTAAACTGGTTAGCAATCGTTAACGACTTTAAAGAAGGAGCATTGATAACAAAACCAACATCATCTCCTGGAAAATGAGAACCACAGTTGAAGTCTATGATGCTTAATTTCCGCAATGAAGGAACTGCGATTGTGAAAGTTTTCACGTTGTCATTGCTGCCTCGAACCAGTCTCAGATCTTCAAGGACAGGGCAACCGGAAAGAAAGCTATCAACGCTTTCATCGCTTGAGAATTTCACAAGATACAGGGTCAAAACCTTGAGTGACCGCAAACAAACTGTCAAAGGAACAAAATCAACAATGAACTCTGCTTGTAGGTGTAAAGTCACAAGGGTTCCACATGTATACTAGGCAACCGTATGAGCGTATCTGAATCTGAAGCAGGTCTATATCGGAAAACATAAAGATTCTGCACACGACGAGAAATCGCAAGACTTATCCACGTTTGAACATGTGTAGAACGGCAATTCCGTCCAAGTATGAGTTTCATAGTTTCTAGGACAGGAGCCTTGTGTAATAGCAAAAACTTGTCAATAAAAAGTGATGGTCTCCAGAACTCAGTATTTGGATCTCTATAATTTTGTTCCCAATAAGTAAGCGTCGGGACATGTTTCCAAAGTGAACACCAACGTTTTGACAAAAGGCTTGTGGTCACGGCATCTTTACTTGTAACCAAAGACAGTATCTTCAAGAGCAAATCATCAGACAACAGACTTATCCTATCCATTGCAACTCAAAAGTTCCAGTACGTGTCTCTGTTGATTTTGTTGCCCATGCTGGAAgacagtaagaaaaaaaaagggttagaTCATCTTGCTTTCTCAAGCCAGTAGCAATCTCGCAAAACCCTAGCATACGGAGAGAGTtgaaagtgaaagagaaaggTTTTGACCTAAGTAGCTTCGTCACNNNNNNNNNNNNNNNNNNNNNNNNNNNNNNNNNNNNNNNNNNNNNNNNNNNNNNNNNNNNNNNNNNNNNNNNNNNNNNNNNNNNNNNNNNNNNNNNNNNNNNNNNNNNNNNNNNNNNNNNNNNNNNNNNNNNNNNNNNNNNNNNNNNNNNNNNNNNNNNNNNNNNNNNNNNNNNNNNNNNNNNNNNNNNNNNNNNNNNNNNNNNNNNNNNNNNNNNNNNNNNNNNNNNNNNNNNNNNNNNNNNNNNNNNNNNNNNNNNNNNNNNNNNNNNNNNNNNNNNNNNNNNNNNNNNNNNNNNNNNNNNNNNNNNNNNNNNNNNNNNNNNNNNNNNNNNNNNNNNNNNNNNNNNNNNNNNNNNNNNNNNNNNNNNNNNNNNNNNNNNNNNNNNGAATCACAGCACCATAGTCTTTTGTGATTCTACAGACCAAAGTTCTTTACTTAAGCCACGTTTTGCAATACCCAATCTGATGATTTAAGATGTAAACATAAGGAGTCGATATAGATTGCCGAATCCGACAAATTATTTAACTCGAAGAGTATCACCGCTTGAAAGctgaaaaagaagaatcagGGAATAAGAGTAAAAGAATTTATtctgtaaaagtttttattggattttaatttataaaaatttttgaACCCTTCAATAAAATTATCAACAGGGAATAAGTGCACGATTTTTAAGAATTGTTTGAGagtatttatagttttgttgattagttttctaaaatgttGTATAATATTCCAAACAAtctgaattcattaacaatccaagattcttttgttttataaaacttttaatgattttgtaaaattcttaatccaataacccaaatttgttaagattttaaatactttttacaaatcacaaactaataacactagaCTTTAGCAGAGTttaatctaataacaacagattttacataaaatttaaatctttaaaattcaATTCAAATTTCTAACCAATAACCCCACTAAAGGAGAGAATAGAGATATATTCGTATTTGAGTTAGCCTATTAAGTTTCTTCATTTGGcccatttatatatgttattttctaaCCCCATTAAAGTTTTTGTAGACAAAAACTTTTGGTAAAGGTCACACAGCCACACACAAAAGCTGAGTGTCTTGCCTTACAAGGAAACAAATATCACATGCAGCCTTAATGAGAACCTATGGAACCTGAGGACAAGTAGTCCAAAGTTGCAGCCAAGGTTTACAGCCATAAGAAGATATCTGCTCCGCTCCGTTCGATTAAGATTAGAGTTGACAACACAAGCCTAAATCCATCTCTCTTTTTCGTCTGTCGCTGTTAAATATGTTTGGTGCCAGACTCTTGTAGAAAACTCGCAGTCAATAGAAGAGATGGTGATGTGATTCTGTACTCGAAGAACAGTGAGTGCAAAATAATGGAACCATAAACCCCCTCAAAGTCTTCTATCTCTGGTTGGTAGCCTCTCTGTGCCTGAGAAGGAGTCCACAGTTGTAGGCAAGTTCACCTAAGAGCAAAGTCTGATTATATAGTGAAACAATATTTCTGTTTGGGTATATAACTCTAAATATTAAGGGAAAAAACTATCCATCGtaaatctaaaaagaaaaacagagagtaTGGTTGGTTTCTCATGGTCATAATGACACCAATTGAGAAGAAAACACCAATAACTTGAGAAGAAAAGACAGTACGTGTAACGAGAATCACACAAGtcaaaacttgtaaatttttcaaaaactagTAAAGATGCTCCAAGAATGAAAACGAAAACGACTATTTGAATTACCATGCTTCAGATGAACGAAAGCCGACATTTGCTAGAACTCCTCGGCGTAGACGATAGCTCTTGCAGCATCTTGAGCTTCTCGCTATCATTGGTCGATTTCGAGGGTCTAATACGCATTTTCTTTAGCTGTCCAGAGTTCTCTAGCAAATACATCGCCACTTTTTTCTCTGCTTGTGTTCCTTTGTAATCAATCCACTCAACAGTTTCAAGACTCGAAGCCAAACATTGAGGAACAGAACTCGGCTGCTCCCATTGAGTTTGGACATCTACAGAACTGCTGTAACATTTCTGGAGAGGTTTTACCTTTGAATGCAATCTAACTTGTTTTAATTCGAATCTGAGAACTCGGAGTTTAGGTGTATGGTTGAGTATAAGACGAAACCAATCTAAAGAGCATGTACAAAGATTTAGAGATACTAGCTGACTGAAAACGCCTAGAGGACATGAATCCTGCAAGTGACATCATAACTGAATTGAACTATTTTGTAATCACAAAGAGAATATGttaaccaacaaaaacacatataGAGATATTACCGTCGGTGGATGTAAACACAAGGAAACGTGTTTGGCTGAGATAAGCCATCCCTCAAACATCTTAGAATCACCTTGTCGAAGCTTGATATCGGCCTTTACGAGGTAAGGCATTTTCACTAATGAATAGCACCAAGTAAACTGGTTAGCAATCGTTAACGACTTTAAAGAAGGAGCGTTGATAACAAAACCAACATCATCTCCCGGAAAATGAGAACCACAGTTCAAGTCTATGATAGATAATCTCCGCAATGAAGGAACTGCGATAGTGAAAGTTTTCAAGTTGTCATTGGTGCCTCGAACCAGTCTCAGATCTTCAAGGACAGGGCAACCAGAAAAAAATCTACCGGCAATCTCTTCGCTTGAGAATTTCACAAGATAAAGGATCAAAACCTTGAGTGATGGGAAACAAGTTGTCAAAGGAACATAATCCAGAATGAACTCTGCTTGTAGGTTTAAACTCACAAGGGTTGCACATGTATACAAGTCCCTAGGCAACCGTATGGGCTCTGAACCAGGTCTATATCGGCAACAGTAAAGGTTGCGCAACACACGAGAACTTGCAACACTAATCCATGTTTCAATATCCGTAGGACAGCAATTTCGATCAACTATGAGTAACACAGATTCTAGGACAGGAGCCTTGTGTAGTAGCAAAAACTTGTCAACAAAACGTGAAGCTTTCCAATACACAGTGTTTGGATCCTTATACATTAGATCCAAATAAACAAGCCTGGGAGTAAACTTCCAAAGTGAACACCAACGTTTTGACAAAAGGCTTGTGGTCACGGCATCTTTAGATGTAAGCGAAGACAGTATCTTCAAGAGCAAGTCATCTGACAAGAGACTTATCCTATCCATTGCAACCTAACCCTTTAAAGTTTCTCAAAAGCTTCAGTCTCTGCTGTCCCTCTGATGAATTTGTTCCCGATACTATTAATACATCTTGCTTTCTCAAGCCAGTAGCAATTTCGCAAACCCTAGCAAATCAAATTAACTCAGCATACGAAAATAGAATTGatagcaaaaaaagaaaagatcagaGAAAGGTTTAACCTTTAGTCTCGTTCGTCGCCTCAGggagaaaccctaaaatcctaaTTGCATTTTCTTAGCGAAGAAAGTTCTTTCATATTTACatcaggaaaagaaaagaaactgaaaaaaggCTTATTCGTTTCCTAGTTTAagtatattacattttttttccacaaaagtTTAAGTAAAATACACGAAAAcagattatttttctttttctttttcttattgttaCTTTTTACTTCTccaaaatataccaaaaaaaaaaaaagatttcaataTTTTCGTATCCAATCAGGTCTGAATCCTAtgttaaaatccaaaaattgtaaatttaataaaatcctGAAAATTTTGGTAACAATTACATTGACTCATGATTCCATccattatatattagttaaacCGATCGCAACACtttataaactttttataattatatacagtatattgaGTAAAAGATGTTATATTGAGTAAAAGatgttatttgttatttttttatgaaaacttcACTATAACATCTGAAAAATGAACGAAATGGTGACTGAAATAACCTAAACTGGTTGTTGTAATGCATTATTAGTTTAGTTTCCTCATGAGTGATATAATCatgcattatatattttttttgtttaataatttataatcatCACTAAAAAAATCCCCCAAATTTTACTAGAGCCTAAAGTTAGTTACTCACTTACTCTGTTTCAGCCAACGAACTCTAATTTCGCACTCTTTGACCTGATCAAGTGCTTTCAATTCAACCTCCTTTACTTTTTCTCCCCAAGCAAACCAATAGATAGAGAAGTAACATAGAACTAAAAAACACTGTTCTGAAAGAATCGATCTGCCCAAATATTTCGATACTGCATAAAATGAGTAAATCTTGAAGTGCTTCGTTTCAAATACTCGGAAGATATTTGCCAGAgtagagaaaatatataatctttgtGGCCTTATTGGTAGAGTATTTAACTTGGTGCCACTGATTCATCATCGCCAATGAATAAATCATGAAGCTTGATTTCTTCTGTTCAGCATTCGTTTAAGGCATGTCTTTTACATATACAAACACCTATCATCCcaacttaaaaaaatgaaacagagagatcacaaaaaaaatgaggaaGAGAGAGTCGAAGAGGAAAAACACATTCAGTAAGGCAACTTCCAAGCGCTTCAGCACAGCAAAACATTTCAAGCAGTATCACTAAGAGACCTCATAAACTTATTGCATCAAAAACAAAGGAGAACCTACTACTGTTTTAATGATGCATCCTTTGAATATCAGAAAGATTGTTAAGAGTTGTCTTGCTAGTTTCTGACTCGCAAGAACAGCAGAAAGGTTGCAGCAACCACGTATAAGGAGAAACCATCGTACAATGTCTTGGAGAGACCCACTTCCATAGAACAAGAGTAGATCAAAGTTCGAGCCTTTGTAATCTTATCAATAATGAAAACTCAAATTGATGacaaattatatcaaaaacgaATGCAATACTTGGGATTAGACCAATCCAtgtcttttatttacaaaatagtttccttctttttctttcctcaaTACACACAGAAGTctataacaagaagaaaagaatcaagaTGCATAGCCAAATCCTCAAAAACGAATATTATCACCTAAAGCTTTCTCTCTACATATGTCTCCTTGTTAAGGTGTAGTAACAAAATGAataatccttcttcttctgtctctaATATGGATTGACAAGGCTTACCTCTCAGCTTGTTAATCTTACTCCTTAGATCCCTCCCCAATTCAAGAACTTCTTCACTTCATCATAAAAAACCAAGATAGCAGCCGAACCTGTGCTTCTAAACATATTAGAGAGTGCTCCACGGTAAAAAGAAGCCAACCCCTCACTCCTATATATCTTCTTCCAACAATCCAATGTGTTACGGTACATCGGATGCTCCATCCCGGATTGCATCATTATCCGTCTACGAACTGTATCCAACGGGTAAGAAGCCAATCCAGCAGAAGTAGTCACAGCTTGAGCCAAACCCCATCTCTTCCACAATGCCAACTCCGGTTTTGAATCCTCTGAGAAAACCTCCTTAACCGTATCAAACCCTCCAAAGTATAAGCCACGGTGAATAATCACACCGTGTAGAGACGCAGGTAAGCCTCTATAAATTCCTCTAACCCCATCTTTCTTGTGAATCGTCGACAAGAAATGATGGATTCCTCTGAACTGACGAGCTTCAGGCTTCCCAATGTCAGCAGCTAAACGAGTGTGTGCGATATCAAGAGGGTAAACAACAATCAAAGCAGTACAACCAGCTGCAGAACCAGCCATGAAATTAGCTAATGCACCAGAGAAGATATGATTCTCTTGAGAGCTACTGTTTCTAAGAATGCTTCTATATAGATCCTTGAGAGAGAAATTGAGAGCAACCGAAGGGTAATAACGAAGCACACTGCTCCCATTGCCTCTCCATAAAGATATAACACCTTCTTCTCTAACCGTACGGAAGATAAAATCGAACATTCCTTTGAACCTTCTCTTCCCTGCGTCTCCAACGATTGCTATGTTGCTCTCTTGTGTTTGTAATAAAAGCTTCGCTCTTTCGATTGGAGCCACGATCGTGTGAACAACGCCCCCCATTACAGCACCAGCAAGCAAATCTTTTTGGAAATGTTTGAGAGTTTGAGGAAGCGACAATGGTGGTTGATTCCTTCGATTTCTTCTTGATgggtcttcttcgtcttctcttgAAATGCGCATCTTCGAAAAATGCAGTCAACAAGGCACAAAAGTCTCGATCTTTGAACGGAAGACACCAAATTTGAAAATGGGTTCGATTCGAATTACTCAATCCGGCATTATATTGAGGACGAAACGATTACTCGTAAGCAACACAACTCGTGGATTCCAAAAAAACAGGGGAAATcaagaaaaccctagaaattctcataaagagaaaaccaaaaccTCAAGCGACGATTTAgaatcacaagaaaaaaaaaaaaaaaagaaagacagagATTTCTTTGTATTCGATTGATGGAGATGGTTTGGTACCTTGCGTGGATTCGAACTCAAGCCACAACGAGATAAAGCTTTCAAGAGATGCTGCGAGAGATAGAGAAGAACTTAAGACTTGAGAATTCTGATACATCAAAAATTGGGCTTGGGCTTAACGTTCATAGCCCAATATATGATAGTTAAACAGCCTTAAAAATCAGGAGAAAAGAAGTTTGTCATCACTCTGTTATATTTTCCTTGATCGTTTTcttgaaaacaaaatgtaagaGCAAATCTTCAAGAGACTATTTCAATTTCTTCTTAATCCAATATAAGTTTACATGAACTTGAACCCCTAGGCAGAGAAACCAACTCCTTTTTAATTCCCTTAGAGAACTGCAGATTTACCTTATTGAGCTTGAGAACTTAGGAGCATCAAAGTAAGTAGTTCCCACCATTTTGGGCAACATCCACATAGCTCCAGGTGGACGAGCTGATAGAAGTCAATATTATGCTGAAGCTGCATAGAGAATGTCAGAACCATGAGTAGTAGTGCAAATGCTAAATAATTGAatcacaacaaaagaaaaggaaagacaGAGATGGTTTGGTTCCTCGCGTGAATTCGAACTCAAGCCACAACTAGATAAAAGGGAGATGAAAAAGGCCGTAAGCTTTCAAGAGATGCTGCAAGTGCGACGAAACATAGAAACAGAGACCGGAGaattttgataataactaattTAATCAACAGTTACTTCATTTTGAGAATAAAACCAGTAGAGGGGGAATTCATACAACTGACTGATATGCAGTTTTCTCTCTATTAAACATCTTAATAGCTTGAACAactaagggggtgttattcaACCTTGGATTTTAATGGTGTTGGGTGTATTTCAAAATTCAGCGTTATTCAATTaggtattttaaaaagtacaaTAAAATCTGATGTTATTGGATTTAACATTTGTTAGATGATTTTAAAGCACTTGTAAAATCGTTGTTATTCTATTTCCAGtaaattttgtttcactttagattttaacatattttacatcatcgtcatcgtcatcatcctcatcatcgtcatcgtcatcaaTAACGTATTGTAAAATCGTCATTGTCattatcctcatcatcatcgtcctcaTCATCGTCCTCGTCCTCATCCTCGTTGTCGTCGTTGTCGTCATCGTCGTCGTTGTCCTCTTCTCCAGCCACGATAATTGTCCCGTCATTGATAATTGTCCCGTCATTGAAGCTTTAGTAAGCAATCAATTTGTTGCCTTCGACATGGGAGTATATGGTCACGAGATGGATGATAAATCCTCTCAAAGGATCCAGGGAGGAAGGGCAATCAAGCCTACTCAAAGAGTCTAAGAATTGCAATGGACTACGGTAGGTGGGCGTAACATAATTTAACAGTTGCATTACTAACTAAGGTAACGCAACGTAATTATACaaagtttaattatttggttttaattcaCAACATAATTTATggataagttatattttttttttatttactttcaaaaataaaataaaaagtctaCTAGTAAATGACTTTCAAAACCATGAGTAAAGCTTTTCAAATCCTAatgacatccaaatccacattCAAAGCATTTACAAAACCATTAGACTCTGAaatttactaatattttaaatccATTAAACACCTTTGttgaataacaccccctaaatatttttttttaatccagaAGAAGCTGACATGAGCTTGAAGCCCTAGGCAGAGAAATCAACTCCTTGCGTTTCCGAGTTGGAATTTTCTCCCAAGAAAAGATGGCGGCAGTCTTTAACATTCTTGCGTTCTTGAGGATGTACGCCaccactttcttctctttccgTCTTCCATTGTAATTTTCCCACTCAAAATTATTAAGATGGCTCAGCAAACACTCAGGAACAGAACTCGGTTGTCCCCAATGGACTTCGTTATATCATAGCGCTCCTTACACTAAAACAAATTATAGTGTATTAGACCATGAAACTAGAACTTTAAGACAATAAAACGAGTATAGAAACCGTATGTATCAGGGCAGGGTATATGTACTTTATTCAGTTTGAGAACTTGCAGTTTAGGAGAACTTTCAAGCATCCAAGTAAGTAGATCCCACCACTTTGGGCTGCATCCACATAGCTCTAGGTGAACAAGCTGATAGAATTCAATACGATGCTGAAGATGCATAGAGAAAGACAGAAACATACACACATTAGTAATAGcgcaatgaaaaaaatattcacatcACAGAAAatatgttgtgtttttgtttaccattGAACCATGTAAACATAAAGAGAGGTGCTTGACTGATGTAAGAGATCTCATCAGCTTTTCAGGACTTTTGCAAACAAGCTTCACATTCGCCACAACCACCTCAGGCATATTCTCACTCGAACACAAATGACCTAAGTCATAGGTATTTCTACATAGTTCAAGTACTTCAAAGACGGGACATTAATCACAAAACTATCGTTGGAAAAGAATGGTATTCCTACAGTACGGTATTCTTCTTCTGTATACACATCAATTATAGAGAATCTCTCTAACGAAGGCATTATAACAGAGAAGGATTTGAAAGACCAATGTTCAGTTTTGTCCACAACCAACTCCTTGAGAACAGGACAACCCGCTAAAAGATTGCGATGGGATTCTTCGTCTATGTACTGCAAACTCAGAAGGTGTAATGTTTTCAGAGACGAAAGCGTAACCTCAAGATCCCAAGGAACATCCAGAATAATCGTTTTATAGAGTTTCAAAACCACAAGGTTCTCAAACGTATACAGACACAATGGCAATATGAATGACTTATCATCATCCAGGTGAAAACGGTTAATCTCAAGTTCACGCACTTGGCGAACAATGGCAATTCTGATCCATGTTTCCATATCATCAGTACTAGACAAAGTACCAAGATTGAACTTCAAAGTCTCGAGACGCGGAGACTTATGCAATACCATAAACCTGTCGACGTATTGCCGAAatctcttgaaaccatcatcaaaGTATCTACCATCATAATTATAGTCGAACCCATCGTCAAAATCAAGTTTACGAACCATTGTCCAAAGAAACTTCCAACGTATCGACAAAAACATTGTTTCCACAACAATTTTGGTAGGGAGTTGTGACAAAATCTTCAAGAGCAAATCATCCGAGAGATTACTAATCCTGTCCAtttctaaaaccctaatcaaaacCTAAATTTTCAACCTTTTAGATTCAATCGAAGATATATCTGATTACAGTACCAAAACAGCAACAAATACACCAGAACTATTTACGGGATTCAAAGTCTGTATCTTCCATAGAACTAAAACAAACCCTAACAAGCTCAAATcgatgagaagagaagaaacccGAAAACGTAGACGATGATGAAGCAGAATCAAAAGAACCGATACTTCTCCTTGAGGTTGATTCTGTTTCTCCGTGCTTTGAAACACATTGAGAAAGGAAACAATGAGTGAAGAGTGTGACaatgagagtgagagagatgcTCTGGCCTCTGGAGTCTGtagaagaacaacaacagatcagagagagagagagacaaaacaaGATAAAGGTGAAAGCTTTCAAGAGATGCTGCGAAAGATAGAAACTTAGGAGACTAGAGAATTCTAATACATCAAGTATTGGGCAGTATTGGGCTTGTGCTTGGGCTTAACGTTTATAgcccaaaaatataataactaatttaatcaaaattgaaagcgaaataaaaaaatcagtaaaagtatatattcgtcgcaaaatttatattttttttataaaataaaaacttggaAGAGAATAAGCATAAATCGAAAGattttaaatcattatttaCAATGATGAGGTTGGGAAAAAAatactcactttttttttttttttggtaaaaagttaaattttatattaagttttctgttttttacttTACATTGTTGAAACAATTTATTGAAAGGAAATAAAAGCTAGAAAGGGAAATTGATACAGCCAAAGTAAAAagcaagaagagaaggagagcGAGGAGAAGAGCCTGGTATAGAGAGTAGTCGATCCCTGATAGAACGATCTAGAGCAGCTTGGGTGGTAGGAGCAGGAGAAGAAATGTTGTTGAATATTCTTGCATTTCGTTCTCGCCAAATGAGATAGCAGGCCGCCTGGAGAATCAACTTGATAGTGACCGCAGCTTGAGTTTGGGGTTGTTGCCTAGCTTCCATGGGGAGATAGAGCAAAGATCCAATGGAGGGGATGGCCACATTCGGCGTGCAAAAGCTTCCCATACCGCAGAAGAATAAGAACAATCGAAGAAGAGGTGGTCGTGAGTTTCAGGGGCAGCAGAGCATAGAACACAATCTGCTGTAACATTGATCCCCCATCCTCTTAATCTGTCTTTTGTTGGAAGCCGACCTTGAAAAGCAAGCCATGTTATAAAGGAATAGCGCGGAACTGCTTCCTTGAACCACACAACTTTGCACCAAGGCACCAAAGGAGAGGGAGAACGCAGCTGCTTCCAAGTTTCCTTGGAAGAGAAAGACTGAGC
It encodes the following:
- the LOC104726190 gene encoding putative FBD-associated F-box protein At5g56440, which gives rise to MDRISLLSDDLLLKILSSLTSKDAVTTSLLSKRWCSLWKFTPRLVYLDLMYKDPNTVYWKASRFVDKFLLLHKAPVLESVLLIVDRNCCPTDIETWISVASSRVLRNLYCCRYRPGSEPIRLPRDLYTCATLVSLNLQAEFILDYVPLTTCFPSLKVLILYLVKFSSEEIAGRFFSGCPVLEDLRLVRGTNDNLKTFTIAVPSLRRLSIIDLNCGSHFPGDDVGFVINAPSLKSLTIANQFTWCYSLVKMPYLVKADIKLRQGDSKMFEGWLISAKHVSLCLHPPTDSCPLGVFSQLVSLNLCTCSLDWFRLILNHTPKLRVLRFELKQVRLHSKVKPLQKCYSSSVDVQTQWEQPSSVPQCLASSLETVEWIDYKGTQAEKKVAMYLLENSGQLKKMRIRPSKSTNDSEKLKMLQELSSTPRSSSKCRLSFI
- the LOC104726189 gene encoding probable ADP,ATP carrier protein At5g56450, which gives rise to MRISREDEEDPSRRNRRNQPPLSLPQTLKHFQKDLLAGAVMGGVVHTIVAPIERAKLLLQTQESNIAIVGDAGKRRFKGMFDFIFRTVREEGVISLWRGNGSSVLRYYPSVALNFSLKDLYRSILRNSSSQENHIFSGALANFMAGSAAGCTALIVVYPLDIAHTRLAADIGKPEARQFRGIHHFLSTIHKKDGVRGIYRGLPASLHGVIIHRGLYFGGFDTVKEVFSEDSKPELALWKRWGLAQAVTTSAGLASYPLDTVRRRIMMQSGMEHPMYRNTLDCWKKIYRSEGLASFYRGALSNMFRSTGSAAILVFYDEVKKFLNWGGI